The genomic region TTATGCTACTGGTCTTCACATGTGCTTCTGCGTAAAGATCTGAACTTCATATTTTTTACTTAAGATTGTATAATGAGCATTTTTATGTAGCGTAGGAAAGTTCTATGCTATACTTAGTTAGGTCAGCACCTTATCATATTGGCTGTCTGTTGTGCTAGAAAGGCAGTTTCGTTACGTTATCTGTCTCTTGTGTGCCACAATTCTAACATGATAAACTATATCTTCACACAGGACTGGATGTATTCTTCTTTCTGTTGGGCAAGATGAATTTCATGACGAAGTGATGCACACACTAAATTATGTTGTTAACCAGTCGGACTACACTGTGCAGACCCTGAGAAATGTCACGGAGTATCTGACACTTGCAAAGGCTATTAGCGTGGCCCAGGTTTTCTTACCTTCTGATGTCATGGATGGTATTGACAAGCTGAATGTGGATCTTAACACTGCAGCGGACACACTAACGGAGAAGACAAGTGAAAATTCCATTAAAGTAAAAAGAGTCTTCAATATTGTGTATGTGTCCATAAACTTCAGTACTACAATTTAATTAACGGGTTATACTGAAACCCCATGTTTTTGATGTACTAATTTTGAGTTGATTGTTGCAGGCGTTCATCTTTAATCACCGTGGCAGCAGTGATGCTTCTCTTAGCTGTGATTGGTCTTTGTATGTAACAACATAAACAACCTGATGAATGAAATCTAttatttgttcttcttgtttATTGGAAATTTTGCCTGCTTTCAATTTCAACTGACTGATGTATCTTGTTGCAGTTTTGTCCCTCCTTAGGCACCAACATGCGATCCACATGTAAGTCGCCCTTGTACTAATTCTACTACTCTTCACATTCTGGAGTGTCTTCATATTTCTGTCTGACAAAGCCGTGATATTGTTGCAGATTTATTGTTAGTGGATGGCTACTTGTGGCAATTACATTCATTCTTTCCGGAGTTTTTGTGATCCTCAACAAGTAAGAATATGTAATGTTTGATTGAAATGTTTCTGTTCAGGTATTTATTTGCTTGTCTACTGAATCAGCAACTCCATACATTTCTATGGTGATTGTGTTTCAGTGCTGTTTCCGACACCTGTGTAGCCATGGAAGAATGGGTAGAACATCCTCACGCCGAAACAGCACTTAGCAATGTCCTTCCATGTGTTGACCAGAGAACCACAAACAAGACTCTTAGCCAGAGTAAACAAATTGTAAATGACATTGTCAATGTTGTCAACCAGTTCATCTACACCTATGCCAATACGTATCCTTCCCCTGCCAGTCCATACCCTTACTATTACAATCAGTCGGGGCCTCTGATGCCACCTCTCTGTTACCCGTACGATTCTCAACTGAGAGACAGCCAATGTGGGGATCAAGATGTGTCTATTTCAAATGCTTCTTTGGTAAGAATCGTCGACTATGACTATTAATTTGGTGTCTTTATATATTCTACTGGAAGCTGCTTGATTTGTGGAACTAATAGATTAGAGAAACAATTGCCGATGGTTTGCTTAATCCCATTTATTTGGTTGTGTGAATTCTTCAGGTTTGGAAGAACTATATATGTGAAGTCTCAGCATCCGGGATATGCACAACTGTTGGAAGGGTAAGCCCGGATACCTACAATCAGCTTGTTGCAGCTGTTAACGAGAGCTATGCCCTTCAGCACTACACCCCGCCTTTACTGAGCCTCCAGGATTGTAATTTTGTTCGGGACACATTTCGAACAATCACGTCAAGTTACTGTCCTCCACTGGACCATTACCTGAAAATTGTGAA from Pyrus communis chromosome 4, drPyrComm1.1, whole genome shotgun sequence harbors:
- the LOC137731890 gene encoding uncharacterized protein, producing MERLPVSSTAALCCCCFFFFMGSASCVSGLARNGLGPTRDLLKFNLVDENLGSWTNGIEETAQSPEPSDAPQGTLVLAAKRTNRPDVLSRFKRYRGGWDIVNRHYWASVGFTGAAGFIIAVLWFVAFGMVLVVHHCCGWKINIKGEGSHRSQRICLIMLLVFTCASATGCILLSVGQDEFHDEVMHTLNYVVNQSDYTVQTLRNVTEYLTLAKAISVAQVFLPSDVMDGIDKLNVDLNTAADTLTEKTSENSIKVKRVFNIVRSSLITVAAVMLLLAVIGLFLSLLRHQHAIHIFIVSGWLLVAITFILSGVFVILNNAVSDTCVAMEEWVEHPHAETALSNVLPCVDQRTTNKTLSQSKQIVNDIVNVVNQFIYTYANTYPSPASPYPYYYNQSGPLMPPLCYPYDSQLRDSQCGDQDVSISNASLVWKNYICEVSASGICTTVGRVSPDTYNQLVAAVNESYALQHYTPPLLSLQDCNFVRDTFRTITSSYCPPLDHYLKIVNAGLALISVGVLLCLVLWILYANRPRTEEEFAKPSLPIKGRSERRSSSTSNEV